In one window of Chthoniobacterales bacterium DNA:
- a CDS encoding DNA glycosylase — protein MKIAGRDFDLEKTLNCGQVFHWEKHGLGFVGAIGEKAVYVEQRGGELHFAGVTAKVVTNYFSLDHSLTEICRSFPRDPSMTAASDFCQGLRIIRQPLWECLATFICSSMKQVAHIRQISLALRRRFGSKLDVPRGPSTALRFARDDRATDAPLMTYVTDVYDFPSAERLARSSEKELRRCALGYRAKNLLETARRVAKGEADLDAWRKLPDDELRGRLCELPGVGVKVANCVMLFAYERLKAFPIDVWIERVLREQYFPRRKKVTARQLREFCDAYFGTHGGYAQQYLFHHARKGGAPPKAAESDAQRPGC, from the coding sequence ATGAAAATCGCCGGGCGAGACTTTGATTTGGAGAAAACACTCAACTGCGGCCAGGTCTTTCATTGGGAAAAGCACGGCCTGGGTTTCGTCGGAGCGATTGGGGAAAAGGCAGTGTATGTCGAGCAACGCGGTGGCGAGCTGCACTTTGCCGGCGTCACGGCGAAGGTCGTCACGAACTATTTCTCCCTCGATCATTCATTGACGGAGATCTGCCGGTCATTCCCGCGCGATCCTTCGATGACGGCGGCAAGCGATTTCTGCCAGGGATTGCGCATCATCCGCCAGCCGCTTTGGGAATGCCTGGCGACTTTCATTTGTTCGTCGATGAAACAGGTGGCCCACATCCGCCAGATCTCGCTGGCGCTGCGGCGCCGCTTTGGCAGCAAACTCGACGTTCCACGGGGTCCCTCGACTGCGCTCCGCTTCGCTCGGGATGACAGAGCGACAGACGCGCCCCTGATGACATACGTCACTGACGTATATGATTTTCCCAGCGCGGAAAGGTTAGCGCGGAGCAGTGAGAAAGAGCTGCGGCGGTGTGCGCTCGGTTATCGGGCGAAGAATTTGCTCGAGACGGCGAGAAGGGTGGCGAAGGGGGAGGCGGACCTGGACGCCTGGCGGAAATTGCCGGACGACGAATTGCGGGGACGGCTCTGCGAATTGCCGGGCGTCGGCGTGAAGGTGGCGAATTGCGTGATGCTGTTCGCCTACGAGCGGCTGAAGGCGTTTCCGATTGATGTCTGGATCGAAAGGGTCCTGAGAGAGCAATATTTTCCGCGGCGAAAGAAGGTCACCGCCCGGCAGCTCCGCGAATTTTGCGACGCGTACTTTGGCACGCACGGTGGTTACGCCCAGCAATATCTTTTTCATCACGCGCGCAAGGGCGGAGCGCCGCCCAAGGCAGCAGAAAGCGACGCCCAGCGCCCAGGTTGTTAG
- a CDS encoding sodium:solute symporter, with the protein MDSRLVIDTGVLLLYFVIIIFIGLRMGRKEDNLEDFALGGRRIPWWAVLASLIAAETSAGTFFGTPGEGYTHRDYTYLQLAFGTIIGRILVSYIFIKPYYDYRVFSIYEYLTARFGVGSKNAASAVFMITRLLASGTRLYVAAIALALAYEMISGARPNETQTLWIYIGATVVIVILTAIYTTLGGIKAVIWTDLIQASIMIGSAVAALGLLYLSIPGGWQEIVQRRGDFHFSDLIATGLDPAKSGWDKWKTMFETEYTIFAGLIGSVFITMGTHGTDQDMVQRMLTAKDVRRSRRSLILSGLADIPIAFTFLSIGLLLWVYYQAHPDPTLSKTPNETFCHFILYEMPVGLRGLLLAGIFATAMGSLSTALNALATSFTRDWYEPYINPAANDEQSLRAVRWATVWFSVLMIVVASATAYLVIVYPNVRIIPIVLSIFGYTYGSLLGVFFAGMLTRTRGNDRGNVLAMIAGFVVVAVLSGLPNKVADIFGGKLYAQPDWLPVMEFPWWIFFGTLVTFFIAILFRTGRDHHSPAAAIEPLA; encoded by the coding sequence ATGGACAGCCGTCTCGTCATCGACACTGGCGTTCTCCTTCTCTACTTCGTCATCATCATCTTCATCGGCCTGCGGATGGGCCGGAAGGAAGACAACCTCGAGGACTTTGCTCTCGGCGGCCGGCGCATCCCCTGGTGGGCGGTGCTTGCGTCGCTCATCGCCGCTGAAACCAGCGCCGGCACCTTCTTCGGTACGCCGGGCGAAGGATACACCCACCGCGATTACACCTACCTCCAGCTTGCGTTCGGCACGATCATCGGCCGCATTCTCGTCAGTTACATTTTCATCAAGCCGTACTACGACTACAGGGTTTTCTCGATCTACGAATACCTGACCGCGCGGTTCGGCGTTGGAAGCAAGAACGCCGCGTCCGCGGTGTTCATGATCACGCGTCTGCTCGCGTCCGGGACGCGGTTGTACGTCGCCGCCATCGCTCTTGCCCTCGCCTACGAGATGATCAGCGGTGCGCGGCCGAACGAAACCCAAACGCTCTGGATTTACATCGGCGCCACCGTGGTCATTGTGATTTTGACGGCGATTTACACCACGCTGGGCGGCATCAAAGCCGTCATTTGGACCGATCTAATTCAAGCTTCGATCATGATCGGCAGCGCCGTGGCCGCGCTCGGGCTGCTTTATCTCTCCATTCCCGGTGGCTGGCAGGAAATTGTCCAGCGGCGGGGCGATTTTCACTTCTCCGATCTAATTGCCACTGGTCTCGATCCAGCAAAAAGCGGCTGGGACAAATGGAAAACAATGTTCGAAACCGAATACACGATCTTTGCTGGCTTGATTGGCTCGGTCTTCATCACCATGGGAACGCACGGGACCGATCAGGACATGGTCCAGCGCATGTTGACGGCGAAGGACGTGCGCCGAAGCCGCCGCTCGCTGATCCTGTCCGGACTCGCCGATATACCGATTGCATTCACGTTTCTGAGCATTGGCCTGCTGCTCTGGGTTTATTATCAGGCCCATCCTGATCCGACCTTGTCGAAAACGCCGAACGAAACGTTCTGCCATTTTATCCTCTACGAAATGCCGGTCGGACTACGGGGATTGCTGCTGGCCGGAATTTTCGCCACGGCGATGGGTTCGCTTAGCACGGCGCTCAATGCGCTCGCCACCAGTTTCACTCGCGATTGGTACGAGCCTTACATCAATCCCGCTGCGAACGATGAGCAAAGCCTGCGCGCCGTGCGCTGGGCAACGGTTTGGTTTTCCGTCCTGATGATTGTCGTCGCGTCGGCGACGGCGTATTTGGTGATCGTCTATCCGAACGTCCGGATAATTCCGATCGTCCTGAGCATTTTTGGATACACCTACGGGTCGCTCCTCGGCGTATTCTTCGCGGGCATGCTGACGCGGACTCGTGGAAACGATCGCGGAAACGTCCTCGCGATGATCGCCGGCTTCGTCGTAGTGGCGGTTCTGAGCGGACTGCCGAACAAAGTCGCCGATATCTTTGGCGGCAAACTCTACGCGCAGCCCGATTGGCTGCCGGTCATGGAATTCCCGTGGTGGATCTTCTTCGGGACGCTCGTGACCTTCTTCATCGCGATTCTGTTCCGCACCGGACGCGATCATCATTCGCCGGCGGCCGCGATCGAGCCGTTAGCTTGA
- a CDS encoding energy transducer TonB: MVHKKESRKLAIAVLISLFLHLAVGYALAAFGGIFTPSAPPEDTPAELTLVDLSEPPPPPVPKNPAFVETEADKESKEKPKDQTFQSNANSLAASNLPPSGDLPLPSQDGKDRPDLNLDTHDYSLPTLGSQPQPPVQQAPPPESKPSPARTPETKPSEPPKSSPSPPSATTPEPDQLAMLRTTPPPPLNTPEETEPSPPPEPSASTAPPAPRPKPNNPASTYRPERQENRMAGSISNRGPSALNTVGTPLGRYQKQMYDAVGARWYQHTSQKRDLISIGTTKLTFSIDRSGRVINLRVAENTANEAFASVCLQSVQELKLPPIPEDVASTLPPEGLQEELTFILYAN; this comes from the coding sequence ATGGTCCATAAGAAAGAGAGCCGGAAGCTCGCGATCGCGGTCCTGATCTCGCTTTTCCTGCACCTCGCCGTCGGATACGCGCTGGCCGCCTTCGGGGGAATATTCACGCCCTCTGCTCCCCCGGAAGATACGCCGGCCGAGCTGACCCTCGTTGATTTATCCGAGCCGCCTCCACCCCCCGTTCCGAAGAATCCGGCCTTTGTCGAGACCGAGGCTGACAAGGAATCGAAGGAAAAGCCAAAGGATCAGACGTTTCAATCAAACGCGAATTCGCTGGCCGCGAGCAACCTTCCTCCGAGCGGAGACCTTCCTTTGCCCAGCCAGGACGGAAAAGACCGTCCTGATCTGAATCTCGACACGCACGACTATTCGCTCCCGACCCTCGGATCGCAGCCGCAGCCTCCGGTCCAACAGGCGCCGCCGCCGGAGTCGAAGCCGTCACCTGCCCGAACTCCGGAAACGAAACCATCCGAGCCGCCAAAATCGTCGCCGAGCCCGCCCTCCGCCACGACGCCGGAGCCGGACCAACTCGCGATGCTCCGGACGACACCGCCCCCTCCTTTGAACACTCCCGAGGAAACGGAGCCTTCTCCTCCGCCAGAGCCTTCCGCCTCGACCGCGCCTCCAGCCCCGCGTCCGAAACCGAATAACCCTGCTTCCACTTACCGCCCCGAAAGGCAGGAAAATCGGATGGCGGGAAGCATTTCAAATCGAGGCCCTTCCGCACTCAACACGGTCGGGACGCCGCTCGGCCGCTACCAAAAACAAATGTATGATGCCGTGGGCGCGCGCTGGTATCAGCACACGTCCCAGAAACGCGATCTGATCAGCATCGGCACGACGAAATTAACCTTCTCGATTGACCGATCGGGTCGCGTGATCAATCTGAGAGTGGCGGAGAACACCGCCAACGAAGCGTTCGCCAGCGTCTGCCTTCAGTCGGTCCAGGAGCTAAAGTTGCCACCGATCCCGGAGGACGTTGCCAGCACCCTTCCGCCGGAAGGTTTGCAGGAGGAGTTGACGTTTATCTTATACGCAAACTAA
- the miaB gene encoding tRNA (N6-isopentenyl adenosine(37)-C2)-methylthiotransferase MiaB produces MPKFFIKTYGCQMNERDSEQVAHSLLARGYERAAQETDADVVLLNTCSVRDMAEQKALGKMGMLGQIARRRPEVVFGFLGCMAQARGNRLFAEVPHLDLVVGTQKFHRVADYIDELVEKKRTRQMDDVRFSICDTEEEAGSAETIRDHEVKDRQATAFVSIMQGCNMHCTFCIVPQTRGAERSRSIAEIVREARDLVARGVKEITLLGQIVNLYGRREFASVDGKSPFVQLLEAVHEIDGLERLRFTSPHPIGFRDDLLRALAELPKLAEHVHLPLQSGSNRILKAMHRPYTAEKYRSLVERIRRTRDEIAITTDVIVGFPHEDEDDYQRTRDLVEEIQFDNAFVFRYSTRQDTPAAAMEQVEERVKEERNRDLLSVVDASAHRANERLVGRDLEILCEGPSRTNAARLMGRTRTNKIVVFEGKPDLAGQIFDIHVAQANGFSLYGTPVMQPSPDFA; encoded by the coding sequence ATGCCGAAATTCTTCATCAAAACCTACGGCTGCCAGATGAATGAGCGCGACTCGGAACAGGTCGCCCATTCTCTGCTGGCGCGGGGTTACGAACGCGCCGCCCAGGAAACGGATGCGGACGTGGTCTTGCTCAACACCTGCAGTGTGCGGGACATGGCCGAGCAAAAGGCGCTCGGGAAGATGGGAATGCTGGGGCAAATCGCCCGGCGCCGGCCGGAAGTGGTCTTTGGCTTCCTGGGTTGCATGGCGCAGGCGCGGGGAAACAGGCTTTTCGCCGAAGTTCCGCATCTGGATCTCGTCGTGGGAACCCAAAAATTTCATCGGGTCGCGGATTACATCGACGAGCTCGTGGAGAAAAAGCGGACCCGGCAAATGGACGACGTTCGCTTTTCGATTTGTGACACAGAAGAAGAGGCCGGTTCCGCGGAGACTATTCGCGATCACGAAGTCAAAGACCGGCAGGCGACCGCCTTCGTTTCGATCATGCAGGGCTGCAATATGCATTGCACTTTTTGCATTGTGCCCCAAACCCGCGGCGCTGAGCGAAGCCGTTCCATCGCCGAAATTGTGCGCGAGGCGCGCGATCTCGTCGCCCGGGGGGTGAAGGAGATCACTCTTCTGGGACAAATCGTGAACCTGTATGGCCGGCGCGAGTTTGCCTCCGTCGACGGCAAAAGCCCGTTCGTGCAGTTGTTGGAAGCGGTTCATGAGATCGACGGCCTGGAGCGCCTCCGCTTTACTTCGCCGCATCCGATTGGATTTCGCGACGACCTGCTCCGGGCTCTCGCCGAATTGCCGAAACTCGCGGAGCACGTTCACCTCCCGCTGCAATCCGGGTCGAACCGGATTTTGAAGGCGATGCATCGCCCTTACACGGCCGAAAAATATCGATCGCTGGTCGAGCGAATTCGCCGGACGCGCGACGAGATTGCGATTACCACCGACGTGATTGTCGGGTTTCCCCACGAAGACGAAGACGATTACCAGCGGACCCGAGACCTGGTTGAAGAAATTCAGTTCGATAACGCCTTCGTCTTTCGCTACTCGACTCGTCAGGACACTCCGGCCGCGGCGATGGAGCAGGTCGAGGAACGCGTGAAAGAGGAACGCAACCGGGACCTGCTGAGCGTGGTCGATGCTTCCGCCCATCGCGCCAACGAACGTCTTGTTGGCCGCGATCTCGAAATTCTCTGTGAGGGACCAAGCCGGACGAATGCCGCCCGGCTCATGGGCCGGACGCGCACGAACAAGATCGTCGTCTTCGAGGGAAAGCCGGACCTGGCCGGTCAGATCTTCGACATCCATGTCGCCCAGGCGAATGGATTCAGCTTGTATGGAACGCCGGTCATGCAACCGTCTCCGGATTTCGCATGA
- a CDS encoding biopolymer transporter ExbD, with amino-acid sequence MKIAVRKRRAPSIIIVSLVDILTILLIFFVVSTTFKKDQPEVQINLPDSKTSTKTSTELDHAIVSVNETDEIRLDGQVIEADQLEAAVRSLPATRRAALALQADKKASFGTIIKVMDALKLAGVKNLPAFTRGEK; translated from the coding sequence ATGAAGATCGCAGTCCGAAAAAGGCGGGCGCCTTCCATCATCATCGTCTCCCTGGTCGATATCCTGACGATTTTGCTGATCTTCTTTGTCGTTTCGACGACATTCAAAAAGGACCAGCCTGAGGTTCAGATCAATCTCCCCGATTCGAAGACCTCGACCAAGACCTCCACCGAACTGGACCACGCCATCGTCAGCGTGAATGAGACCGATGAAATTCGGCTGGACGGACAGGTGATCGAGGCAGACCAGCTCGAGGCTGCTGTGCGCAGTTTACCGGCCACGCGTAGAGCCGCGCTCGCGCTGCAGGCCGACAAAAAGGCATCGTTCGGCACGATCATCAAGGTCATGGATGCCTTGAAGCTTGCCGGAGTAAAAAACCTGCCGGCTTTCACCCGCGGTGAGAAATGA
- a CDS encoding MotA/TolQ/ExbB proton channel family protein, whose amino-acid sequence MIDTLHTMLSFFGKGGPFMWPLLLCSIVMVATVVLAALTLREKKVLPLVIESEIERLVPGGSPERLLRIVNDDNSSLAGVVRTALQHLRWPRSENIESVQTRARRELVRLERGLIVLEVVTGIAPLIGLIGTVSGLVHVFSGLGLSTGASDTKAVALGISEALNCTIFGLSIAVPALIGFSYFSKKVEVMSVEMESLVSDLIAKIYYGRVPREEMPPPSRSTAPSPARAPVA is encoded by the coding sequence ATGATCGACACACTTCACACCATGCTGAGCTTTTTCGGCAAGGGGGGCCCTTTTATGTGGCCGCTTCTGCTGTGCTCGATCGTCATGGTTGCCACCGTCGTCCTCGCCGCCCTTACCCTGCGGGAAAAAAAAGTGCTGCCTTTGGTGATCGAAAGCGAAATCGAACGGCTGGTGCCAGGAGGCAGCCCCGAACGGCTCCTGCGCATTGTGAATGACGACAATTCTTCCCTGGCCGGTGTTGTTCGCACGGCGTTGCAGCATCTCCGCTGGCCGCGTTCGGAAAATATCGAATCGGTGCAAACGCGGGCCCGGCGCGAGCTCGTGCGACTCGAGCGGGGATTGATTGTGCTGGAAGTAGTTACGGGCATCGCGCCGCTCATCGGCCTGATCGGCACCGTCTCAGGCCTGGTCCATGTTTTCTCGGGTCTGGGTCTGAGCACCGGCGCGTCCGATACCAAGGCCGTGGCTCTTGGAATTTCCGAGGCCCTCAACTGCACGATCTTCGGTTTGTCGATCGCCGTCCCCGCGCTCATCGGGTTCAGTTACTTCTCGAAAAAAGTGGAAGTGATGTCGGTGGAAATGGAATCGCTCGTCTCCGATCTCATCGCGAAAATCTATTACGGCCGCGTTCCGCGGGAAGAAATGCCGCCACCCTCGAGATCGACCGCGCCGTCGCCGGCCCGGGCGCCTGTCGCGTGA
- the dnaN gene encoding DNA polymerase III subunit beta yields the protein MKFSATKEKLLEGLQQVQNVVSTRTTLPILSNVLLQAKGSEVHLTTTDLDVGVRGGFEANVEKEGATTLPARRLFTIIRELPSSEVQIEVDGKNAASIRSGQSYFKILGLPEEEFPPLPKFDSAKVITIRQKDLRDGLRKTSYAISTDETRYVLNGLLFSLKENKLTLVATDGRRLAMVDIELEFPRSHEADIIVPTKAVTELSRLLTDDGEVKVSVGSGQIAFDLNNTLLVSKLIEGNYPNYKQVIPTETKERVTLERETFLNSLRRVSLLASDKSNSIKLNFTKNNIDITANTPEVGEAKESLAVVYKGRDFSIAFNPEFFMAPLRALTEDEVFLDLIDEMSPGVLKIQTPFLYVLMPMRISS from the coding sequence ATGAAATTCAGCGCCACCAAAGAAAAATTGCTCGAAGGTTTGCAGCAGGTGCAGAACGTCGTCAGCACCCGCACCACTCTTCCGATTCTCTCCAACGTCCTCCTCCAGGCCAAAGGAAGTGAGGTCCATTTGACGACGACCGACCTCGACGTGGGCGTGCGCGGAGGCTTCGAGGCGAACGTGGAGAAGGAAGGCGCCACGACTTTGCCGGCCCGCCGTCTGTTCACCATCATCCGCGAATTGCCCTCGAGCGAAGTCCAGATCGAAGTCGACGGAAAAAACGCCGCTTCCATCCGTAGCGGGCAAAGTTATTTCAAGATTCTCGGCCTGCCCGAAGAAGAGTTTCCGCCCCTCCCGAAATTCGACAGCGCGAAGGTAATTACGATCCGGCAGAAGGATTTGCGCGATGGTCTGCGCAAAACCTCGTACGCCATTTCCACGGATGAGACGCGTTACGTTCTCAATGGTCTTTTGTTCAGCCTGAAGGAGAACAAACTTACCCTCGTCGCCACCGATGGGCGGCGGCTGGCCATGGTCGACATTGAGCTGGAATTCCCGCGCAGCCATGAGGCGGATATCATTGTCCCGACGAAGGCGGTCACGGAATTGTCCCGGCTTTTGACCGATGACGGCGAAGTGAAGGTGAGCGTGGGGAGTGGCCAGATCGCGTTCGACCTCAACAACACGCTTTTGGTTTCGAAATTGATCGAAGGAAATTATCCAAACTACAAGCAGGTGATTCCCACCGAGACGAAGGAGCGCGTCACCCTCGAACGAGAGACATTTTTGAATTCGCTCCGCCGGGTTTCCCTGCTCGCGAGTGACAAGTCGAATTCGATTAAGCTGAATTTCACCAAGAACAATATCGACATCACCGCGAACACGCCGGAAGTCGGAGAGGCGAAGGAGTCCCTGGCGGTTGTCTATAAGGGGCGCGATTTCTCGATTGCGTTTAACCCGGAATTTTTCATGGCGCCGTTGCGCGCCCTGACCGAAGACGAAGTCTTCCTCGACCTCATCGACGAAATGAGCCCGGGCGTGCTGAAAATCCAGACGCCCTTCCTCTACGTCCTGATGCCGATGCGCATCAGCTCGTAA
- a CDS encoding glycosyltransferase family 9 protein, translating to MNRILVLRGGAIGDFVLTLPALKLLRDRFPKVHLEILGYPRIAALAEKRFYADAIRPIESASLAKFFAKDAELPPETVSYFRGFDLIVTYLHDPDGILKDNLKRCGTAKLLVGPSKLDNSAHAAIQLARPLEALDLHLEDSAAHIYPSAEDRGLARRYLGEKSTPTIALHPSSGSETKNWAVENWIELGGLLLSAGYELLVIAGEADKKRVRVLESAWIGKPVRFVKHQALPQLAALFEGGFFVGHDSGISHIAAAAGARCVLLFGWTDPAIWAPTNKDVTVLRALDGKMENLGLDTVAAAVRAAWQSG from the coding sequence ATGAACCGGATTCTCGTTCTCCGCGGGGGCGCGATTGGGGATTTTGTCCTGACGCTGCCGGCGCTCAAGCTTCTCCGCGATCGGTTCCCGAAGGTGCACCTGGAAATCCTCGGCTACCCACGGATTGCGGCGCTCGCCGAAAAGCGTTTTTACGCGGACGCGATTCGCCCCATCGAGTCTGCCTCGCTCGCGAAATTTTTCGCAAAGGATGCGGAGCTCCCTCCGGAGACGGTCAGCTACTTCCGCGGGTTCGACTTGATCGTGACTTATCTCCACGATCCAGACGGAATCCTGAAAGACAATTTGAAGCGATGCGGGACGGCAAAGCTTTTGGTGGGTCCCTCGAAGCTGGACAACAGCGCGCACGCGGCAATTCAGCTGGCCCGGCCGCTCGAAGCGCTCGATCTGCATTTGGAAGATTCGGCCGCCCATATTTATCCGAGTGCCGAGGACCGCGGTCTGGCGAGGCGTTATCTGGGAGAGAAGTCGACGCCAACCATCGCGCTGCATCCCAGCAGTGGAAGCGAAACAAAGAACTGGGCGGTCGAGAACTGGATTGAGCTTGGCGGCCTGCTTTTGTCAGCCGGTTACGAGCTCCTGGTTATCGCAGGTGAAGCTGACAAGAAGCGGGTGAGAGTCCTGGAATCGGCGTGGATTGGGAAACCAGTGCGATTTGTGAAGCACCAGGCGCTTCCGCAGTTGGCCGCGCTGTTCGAAGGCGGTTTCTTTGTCGGGCATGACAGCGGGATCTCGCACATCGCCGCAGCCGCCGGAGCGAGGTGCGTTCTCCTCTTCGGGTGGACTGATCCCGCGATCTGGGCGCCCACGAACAAAGACGTGACCGTGCTTCGGGCGCTGGATGGGAAAATGGAAAATCTCGGTCTCGATACGGTCGCCGCTGCCGTGCGGGCCGCGTGGCAATCAGGCTAG
- the dnaA gene encoding chromosomal replication initiator protein DnaA, with protein sequence MDEKHSQLWQKLSVALKPQVSPDTFKRWFSAVKLVDATDETLTFRVPNNIYQFWIESNHMAALQAAIVTAFGAPRVVNFSTGADGSTKKEDAEVAEISAKEFASDTGRDAKQSSSPLGLNPRNNFESFVVGPNNEIAHAASLAVAKTPARTYNPLFIYGGVGLGKTHLMQAIGQYVGMNKKGAKVMYLSSEVFINEFIDAIQHNNLVKFRKRYRQADLLLIDDIQFLGGKERSQEEFFHTFNTLFDGHKQIVLSSDRPPSEIANLEHRLVSRFEWGLTAELQPPDVETRMAILRKKAHTLQIKLRDEVYEFLANRIRTNVRRLEGALMRVASFASLSGKALTNDVVEHLLKDILQEEARHAVTIEQIQRRVAEHFDVRLADMTSKRRPANIAFPRQIAMYLARELTKASLNEIGDAFGGRDHGTVLHACKLVKRRMQEQDNIRQTISFIDSALQR encoded by the coding sequence ATGGACGAGAAGCATTCTCAGCTATGGCAGAAACTGTCGGTTGCTCTCAAGCCGCAGGTCAGCCCGGACACTTTTAAGCGCTGGTTTTCCGCCGTAAAACTCGTCGACGCGACCGATGAGACGCTGACATTTCGGGTTCCAAACAATATTTACCAATTCTGGATCGAGAGTAATCACATGGCCGCCTTGCAGGCCGCAATTGTAACCGCGTTCGGCGCACCGCGCGTCGTGAACTTCTCTACCGGCGCTGACGGATCGACCAAAAAGGAAGATGCCGAGGTCGCGGAAATTTCGGCCAAGGAATTTGCCAGCGACACGGGCCGCGACGCCAAACAATCCAGCAGTCCGCTCGGCCTGAATCCGCGCAACAACTTCGAATCGTTCGTGGTCGGCCCGAACAACGAAATTGCACACGCCGCGAGCCTGGCGGTCGCCAAAACTCCGGCGCGCACCTACAACCCGCTTTTCATTTACGGTGGCGTGGGACTTGGCAAGACGCACCTGATGCAGGCGATCGGCCAGTACGTCGGGATGAACAAAAAGGGCGCGAAGGTGATGTACCTTTCCAGCGAGGTATTCATCAATGAATTCATCGACGCGATCCAGCACAACAACCTGGTCAAATTCCGGAAGCGTTATCGCCAGGCCGATTTGCTTTTGATCGACGACATTCAGTTTCTCGGCGGGAAGGAACGTTCGCAGGAGGAATTCTTCCACACGTTCAACACGCTTTTTGACGGCCATAAGCAGATCGTCCTTTCCAGCGACCGGCCGCCCTCCGAGATCGCGAACCTCGAGCATCGCCTTGTTTCCCGTTTCGAGTGGGGATTGACCGCGGAATTGCAGCCGCCGGATGTGGAGACGCGCATGGCCATTCTCCGAAAAAAGGCGCACACGCTGCAGATCAAACTGCGCGATGAAGTTTACGAGTTCCTGGCCAATCGCATCCGCACGAATGTGCGCCGGCTGGAAGGCGCGCTCATGCGCGTCGCCTCGTTCGCTTCCCTCAGCGGCAAAGCGTTGACCAACGACGTGGTCGAGCATCTGCTCAAGGATATCCTCCAGGAGGAAGCCCGGCACGCCGTGACCATTGAGCAAATCCAACGGCGGGTGGCGGAACATTTCGACGTGCGCCTTGCCGACATGACGAGCAAGCGGCGCCCGGCCAATATCGCTTTTCCCCGCCAGATCGCGATGTATCTCGCCCGCGAACTGACCAAGGCATCGCTCAACGAAATCGGTGATGCGTTTGGCGGACGCGATCACGGGACCGTTCTGCACGCCTGCAAACTGGTGAAGCGGCGGATGCAGGAGCAGGACAACATTCGCCAAACCATCTCATTCATCGACAGCGCCCTCCAGCGCTGA
- a CDS encoding peptide deformylase has protein sequence MRLEIKKYGDPILRVKGKRIESVDDRIRTLAEDMLETMHLANGVGLAAQQVGQALQLTVLDVSQIEDRPSTMTLNGAVVDDLTTAMPLVLLNPVLRLSEEKDSGTEGCLSFPEITAEIERALSVELEAETLEGEKIRIDASGLLSRALQHEADHLNGILFIDRMSSAAKASLSSRLKRLQKETQRNI, from the coding sequence ATGAGATTGGAAATCAAGAAATATGGCGACCCGATCCTGCGGGTGAAAGGGAAACGAATCGAATCCGTAGACGATCGGATTCGGACGCTCGCGGAGGACATGCTCGAGACGATGCACCTCGCCAATGGGGTGGGTCTCGCGGCCCAGCAAGTGGGCCAGGCGCTGCAATTGACGGTTCTCGACGTTTCGCAGATCGAGGATCGGCCGAGCACAATGACGCTGAACGGCGCGGTCGTGGATGATCTGACGACGGCGATGCCGCTCGTTCTGCTGAATCCAGTCCTGCGTTTGAGCGAAGAGAAAGATTCGGGGACCGAAGGCTGCCTTAGCTTTCCCGAGATCACCGCTGAGATTGAGCGCGCGCTTTCGGTCGAGCTCGAAGCGGAAACGCTGGAGGGCGAGAAGATTCGGATCGACGCCTCCGGCCTGCTCTCCCGCGCTCTCCAGCACGAGGCGGATCATCTTAACGGGATCCTGTTCATCGACCGGATGAGTTCGGCGGCGAAAGCGAGCCTCTCGAGCAGGCTCAAGCGGCTCCAGAAAGAGACGCAGCGGAATATCTAG